A window of Phaseolus vulgaris cultivar G19833 chromosome 4, P. vulgaris v2.0, whole genome shotgun sequence genomic DNA:
GAGAAGTTCTCAAAACATCATTTATATGAGCAAACATTTCCTCTAAATCATTCATACAAgtaaagaagaagagaagacaaAAAGATAAGAAAACTCATATATGATTGAGGTTACTTACCAAAACTAACTTCTCATCAATCCAAAACAATTAATACCTTACTAACTCCACAAACCTCAATCTAGTAAAGAATCTATAATTAAAAACTCAATCTACTGGTTTAATTagtacccactttgttccatgcgtatacttcatgggaatgcttacctcccctctcttgaatcatgtgcccaaaaaattaattagaacaatgcaaactaactaagaaatcaaagtttaagataaggaagattctcaatcatgcgttcaagtacaacctctcaaaaaattagttttccaggagattagactaTTAAAACAACTGGTATAGAggattaaaaatcgaaacttttattgaacaaaacctcataactcaatggggaattccaaaagaatcaaccaaaaaggtttagccttccatgcggaggcaaaacaaaagaattacaaagaagaaaaagaaactaagaaaatcctatgaagctctctcttttctccttgtgtccttttataggcttttctgttccaaggatcttgggaaaatattatagtttatattttgttaacaatTTCCAAGTTTCCAGATTTCTTATATTTTGCAGAaaatttgcttccaattctgtttctaagatattgtagattttattttctctttcttctcggaatttgtttcttgttttggttcaataaaaaatttggacttttatatatttgacccattcacaaaggtagatgcttcttccggataatttactctaaaaacacaaaattaccaataataatagttaagacccaaataaacccaattataaactatgaatttatttattattatagtccaataatccataattaaagttattgagtgtgaataaatatatgctcatgagtaatacatttttatctatgTATATAATTTGATCATCTAAATATATGTATCTTGGTTGGCTGGGTTTTAATTGTACAAGTCAATTTAGATGGGATTATCATTAAACAGaatgaactaaaaaaaattctcatttAAAATGGCGGCTTTTACCATAACTGTAGTTTTATATCTTTCAAGAGGGTATAAAATGACGACTTTTTACCATAATTGCCGTTTTATATCTTTCAAAAAGATCTAAAACGACGACTTTTACCATAACCGCGGTTTTAGACTGAATATAACACAACGATTATATAGCCGTTGTCTTTGCTTAAAGATAATAGACTACATGTTGAAAGACAACGATAGAAGAACCGTTATTTTAATACTAAAATGACCGTCGTGATTTAACTTTTTTGTATCAGtaattataaagttttttttagagTGGTGGTGATAAACATATATCGATTTGAAATTAATAGAGTTagaaagcaagaaaaaaaaatacatgaaaaatgttaaataatgtCATAGAAATAGAAATGGAAGAGAAGTgtaaagaaatttaaataaaaattagatgtGAGAGTAAGTTAGTTTATATTTCCTAAGGTTTAATGTAATTACACCAAtgttacctttttttttctatgttaTACTTTAACTTATAATAATCCTTTCCattattataaactttttaaaaattacatatttttcaaattatgcACTAATAAGACGCATGGTGAATAATAAGCAGTGTAGATTGTGTAAATATATGAGcttccattttatttattttagtttgtgTGACAGATGAACATTATTAGCAGGAAAAAGAAGAATGAGACTGTCACAGTGAAGGTGGTTTTTGGAGTCTAGAGGATCTTGTTGAGGACGATGTTGGAACGTTCAGATTTTTGGTCCTTAAGATTGATGaacttggaagaaaaagaccaagAGAGGACGTCGTGCGTTTCATAGCTCCATTGATAAGCCCCTGAGGTGGCAGAGAACCCAACGCTCACCCAGTCGTAAACTTCTTTCTCCAGCTCCACTGTGGTAGAGACGTTGTTGCTCTTTCCCGTAGAAGGGTTTGACAGAGAAACCGAGAAGACCTTCGTGGAGGAGTTATAGGTGATCCGAACCTCGGCGTTTTGTCCGTCGTAGTCGTGTACATCCCAAGGCACGCTTTTGATATCGTTGTTGTTCACGTCGATGCTAATACGGCTGAGGAAGGTGTCGAACTCCACAGTCACAGTATCGCCTTTGGATTCGGGCTGGACGGGGACGAGAACAAAGTCAAGGCCAACGGCGGAATTTGCTTGGCGGTGAGTGCGGATATTCATTGTGAAGTTGGTGTCGAAGCTGGCGACGTTGCCGGTGGTGCTGTCCCTGATTTGGATGGGGGCGGAGTAGAAGGCTCTGCTCATAGAGTCGTATGAATTATAGGATAGTTGTAAGTTGCCGTTGGATGAGACGGTGGCATCGCCTTGAAGGATAAGGTTGGTTTTGTTGAACGCATCGATGATGAAGGAGGTTTCGGTGGCTGAGTTTGCGTGGCTGAGAAGCGCAAGGAAGAGGGCTAGGGAGAGTAACTTGGAGGAAGCCATGATCATGCATTCATGCATTAACCATCACTCTCTTCTCTATTTATACAACAACAAATGCAAAAACTCTCTActttatgcatttttttttcttttattatattatttgagggagaaataagaatataaaaaaaaattaagcaacgATGGCAATGCATCCACGTCATcaaaaacaatgaaaaaaatatgaaataattaatttaaatttagagAGAGATTTATGGAGAGAAACACATAGCATTGAGAAGTGAAAGGAAGACACATGTGAAGAGCAAGGAGCTGAGGTGgctgcatgcatgcatgcatgggCAGTGGTGTCTTAGTGGGAAGAGGAGAAAGCTGAGGTGGCAGCGTGCATGCATGCATGGGCAGCGGTGTCATAGTGTGAAAGCCGCAGTGGAAAGTGAGAGGAAGGTAGGTGTGAAGAGGGAGCTGAGGTGGCAGCGTGCATGGCGAGTGTCGAAGCCGCCGCCACAGTGCAGATGGTACAACTTTTGTCCATCGTCGTCTTTCTCATCCAAGTTCCTCTTTATAATATCTTTTAccaaatcatattttaaaataaattattttaaattcattttagttttaaataaagtaatagtatatatataacaatataGAATGGGTatcattttctaattttatattttataatattaaaatataataaatttaattattatttattttgaattgaaaatttagaaaaaattgaaatttaaaaaaaaataaagaactcaaatTTAACACTtctgtaaataatttttttttaaaaaaactgtgAATATGTTCAAATAAATCCataaatattaacttttatttggttttttatttaaagaataatttattcttactattatatttaaaattagagtttttaatctttttatatatagtaaaatttataataatatttatatattatttcaataAAGTTATAATAGAGAATTTTTTTCCGCTTCAAACTCTTGTTGTAATTGTTTGTATCAACATGGCGTTCCTTGCTCTCCCGACTATTCTCCTCTTCTATTCATCTAAGGAGTTCATTCCATTGAGGGGGTTGTGTCAAGGAGATCCGTTAACAccatttttgtttctaattgCGGTTGAAGGTCTAGCATGTGTGTATACGAGAAATTTTTTACTAATAGTTTATTCCAACCCCTTGTCTAgttgcacgaacacgaccacaaTGCttaggtcgtccaattgcttcaaccaagACGACCTTAAGGAACAAAATTACCTtgggattccaaggaatcctacAAGAGACAAAAATCATAGCAGTTTTTAATATAGtgaatgctttaaaataaatgaaaaaaggcTAAAAAATAACTTGcaattttttcgatgataacccCTGATTGCTCaaaacttggtgcacccgactttcgaagtcgaaaattgcattgactcggcttcaagagtaaaatcagaattttgaactatactcttttcatccatagacttcgagtaaaatatacaattattcccTTCGTATGCTTTACAAGAAATAACATCAAGCTTCAATCCAGTCAACTAGGTCAAGGTCTTTGATGTTGTTGAATACTttaacacctcgtctttaaaccaaggcatgaaagttctattatgttccatcaagacccatttctcttcTTGTCTtaggttatttgccttcacaatgactttatgagcttctatgtaagatATAACTTCatttgtgttattcaatatatacaaatgtgTTTGCAAAACTTCTGATCgaaatttgcttacaatattcacatcacgtaaacatttacttgtagaacatCCATGGTGCCATCACGTTTTGTAGAACGAAGGTGCCATAAATTAGCTGAAAGACCTATTAAATGAACTcccattttatttattatagtttGTGTGACAGATGAACATTATTAGCAGCAAAGAAGAGTGACTATAAGTAGCGTTACTATGAAATTATTTGGGAACATTGTTTGGcctaaaaaaaaatgttaaagcaAAGTACATAGTCGTAAAATCAGAATCATGTGATCAACGCATCAGATACTTGGAAGAAATCTTTGAATATCTTAGGTGAATGAACATGCCGCTTAACCCAAAAAGTGTGCGCGTTCAGATATACAAGTTATTGAGATTTATACTAACCCATCGAAATATCCAGACAAATGTGGGGCGATGGCGATAACAACatgataaaaaatacaaaaagagtATAATAGAGTAAACTCCATGATGGTATTATTTTGGAAAACTTTTCTTTAACAGTCCAAAGTTTGGAGTAAAAAACAAACATTTGACAGCtccttttaataatataataatatatgaacttccattttatttattttatttaaaaatgattttttaacaCTCGTATTTACCTTTAacccaataaatattaatattttaattattattttttattatattttcattaaggAATTAAGGAAGTAGAGCAAAGAACACTGAGTGTAAGCTATCATCAccctattttattttattttctgtgACAGACAAAGAGAAACATTATTAGCAGGAAAGAACACTGAGTGTAAGCAGTGATTTAGTGTCACAGGGAAGGTGGAGATTGAGTCTAGAGGATTTGGTTGAGGGCGAAGTTGCCAAGATTCAAAGCTTCAGATGTGGTGCCATCGGAGAGCTTGGAAGCAAAAGACCAAGAGAGGATGTCGTTCGTTTCAACGTTCCCTTTAGTAATCCCAGTGGTGGCAGTGAACCCAACGATCACCCACTCGGGAAGAACGCTCTTCAGGTCCACTGTGTCAGAGACGATGAAGCTTGTTTTCAGAGAAGGGTAAACCAGAGAAGCCACCAAGAGCTTCGTGGAGGAGTCATAGGTGATCAGAACCTCCGCGTTTTCTCCTTTGACAAAATCCCACGTCGTCGTTTTGATAGACTTGATGGAGTTCACGTCGATGCCAATATGACGCGGTTTGGGGTCCCAGTGAACGTTGTAGAGGGTGTCGAACTCCACAGCCACAGTATGGGCATTGCTGTCGTATTTGTAGTTGTTGAACAGACCTAGAAGACCGCCTTTGTCTTTGGGCTGAGAGCCCACGGGGAGGAGAACAAAGGCAAGGCCATCGGCGGGTCCTGAATTGTTGGGAACGTCGATATTGAATGTGAAGGAGGTGGCGAAGCTGGCCACGGCGCCGGTGGTGTTGTCCCAGATTTGGATGGGGGCGGAGTAGAAGGCACGGCCCAGAGAGCTCAACGTGGGTTCTCCGTTGTCATTAACATTGGTTAGTCGTAACTGGCCTTTGGATGAGACGGTGGCATCGCGTTGGAGGATAAGGTTGGTTTCGTTGAACCTTTGGAAGCTGAAGGAGGTTTGGCTGGCTGAGTTTGCGTGGGTGAGAAGCACAAGGAAGAGGGCTAGGGAGAGTAAGTTGGAGGAAGCCATGTATGCATTCATGCATTAACCATCACTCTCTTCTCTATTTATACAACAACAACTGCACTCTCTCTCTCTACTTTATggattcttttttcttttataatattatttgagGGAGTAATAAGAATATAGAAATAACAATTAAGCAACGATGGCAATGCATACACGTCATCAAATACAttgaaaaaatatgaaataattagtttaaatttaaagagataTTTATAGAGAGAAGCGGTTGGCACGTAGCATTGGAAAACACGGGTGAAGAGGAGGGAGCTGAGGTGGCcgcatgcatgcatgcatggcCAGTCGTGTCATAGTGAAAAGAGGAGAAAGCTGAGGTGGCAGcgtgcatgcatgcatgcatggcCAGTGGTGTCATGGTGTCAAAGCTGCAGTGGAAAGTGAGAGGAAGATACGTGTGAAGAGGAGCGAGCTGAGGTGGCAGCATGCATGCTGCATGCTGACTGTGAAACCCGCCACAGTGCATATTGTACTAACAAAGGGGTGTGACTACTTCTGGATCTAGGCCGAGTCACTTGCGTCCATTTTCGCCAAGTATTGTGTGTCGCACACAATAATAAGTTGGCAATTCATCGACCGAAGGCTGCAGTCTTTTTACGATGACCTCATAATCAAATCCATAACAGTCTTGGTCGAACACCCCAGAGGAACAAACAGGCCTAGGCTACCAATAATGTGTAAATGAACTCAAGAAGCGGCTCAGCAGGTTAAAAGGCCGATGGACTGAAGAAATGTTAGAAGTCTTGTGGGCATACCACTGCACCCCCGGACAACCATGCAAGAAACATCGTACAACCTGACGTATGGCACGGAAGCAATGATACCGGTCGAGGTAGGTGAGCCTACCATCCGATGACAGTTGTTTGACCTGACCCTGAATGAAGAGAGTCTATCGGTTAGCCTGGACTTGGTCAGCAAACTTCATGACAAGAGCAAAATTCGAGAGGCGGCGTGCAAGCTTCAGGCGGCAACACGCTACAATACAAAGGTCTGAGATGTTTTTTCGTATTACTTAATTTCTATccatcattattatatataattttatatatggttaatgttttaagaatctgtaaaaatattttttcgtattacttaatttctatcaatcattattatatataattttatatatgataataaaaaaatgtgtctaattttatttaatatttaatattttaagaatctgtaaaaatatttgttctttaacataatccatacacaattatccaattttttgttctttaaaactaacactcttaaaaaattatatataaaattaatttttaaaattacataacttactacccaatatataaacaataaaattaaaaaataaaaattatgacgtggcagaagtcgtgtcaacttggcacgacttttgTATGACAAGGcaaaagtcgtgccaagttggtacgacttcagtatgacggggcagaagtcgtgccaagttggcacgacttcagtatgatagggcagaagtcgtgccaagttggcacgactttagtatgacatggcatAAGTCGTGCCTAACTGGtacgacttctgcatatgaagtcgtcccaattaggcacgacttgcctaaatttataattttttttaaacgggcaccattttggtaaaaaaaaaaaataaccccatcatggtcaaTAAACCGTGAAACCTGCCACAGGGCACAACGCCATTATGCAgataatgttaagaagtgtaccaattaatctatcacacattcttctcaacattgATTTTTAAACTCGACCAATAcagaagatcaaagaagattgattttttcttccaaatatttttcacaaatgacttttttttttttacttactgAAGGTGTgatctatgttatttaccttttttatAAACCTCAACACCAGTTAATGCAATTGGTGGACCACTTGATGGAGATGTCCCTTCATAGTTTTCAGATTTTGTTGGTGAATGGCGGAAGCATCATGGATTGAAGACgaagcaaggtcctcctaagagtggtggtgaccttgaaggtgcatgagaggtagggattgagagtggtcaggccaactctacttggaaaggggaaatttgtgaagattaaaagcctaacctaagaggtttagggcaagaagtgaaattgccacaatttggcagcaattcactaagtatattaatcttgaatttacatgacccaagAACCTCATTATATAGCAAGTGAGGGCTGGATTTGAcaagagaattggagggaaattcaaatgaaaaagaatttgaaattgGCGCCTATTTTACACTTAGCATATGGAGCACATGAAGCATATTTAACATGTGATGGAAAACGTTTAGCACATGTTAAATATGGAATATGTGGAAAATGTGCCTTGGTTAAACATAGCCGACCTTGGTTAAAATTGGGTGTTTTAGAAATCATAATTTAACCAAGGTTGGTTTTTAGGTGCCAAATTTCATTTaaggaaaaattacaaataaaatttctaatctaattttgacaagaaattaaagtctactctacactagagtttatggcatttgaacatgtaaaaaaacgtcttcttggatcctcttggccataactctagggGTTGGCttaaatctaccctttggtgagcttacatgtgggcttgtgcttaggcctcttccatcaccactagtctcttggtgtccattaaaggcttttttgaACCTCCGGTAAAGATAATGACTTTTAAGAAACCTCTGATGCCAAAGATATACTGtattccttccatgtttcaattgttgagaagcagtgtattcttcgcatattggacatgctttatgacccttaacactataatatacaatcattaggacatgcatgtatctttttatactccatacccattgaacaaagaatctttttggcatCATAATTACGATTTGGTAGAGTATTTCcttctggaagcatatccttcaacaactgaagcaattctGTGAAgtttttatcagtccatccatttattgccttcaaattcatcaatattAACATCGTCGACAATCGTGTGAAATTAGTTGCtccaggatacaatggagtcttTGCATCGCTTGAAATACTTCCATATTTATGCACTTCTGCAAAAGACTGAGCTCCCACATCATGAATCATGTCCTTCAATCGATTGTCATCTACATCATCATGTACTTcatcatccatggtggaccccacatattcttTAGTTACGGAAACATGTGATAAATTTAACAATTCACCATGTCATGTCCAAGTTATATAAGATTTAAGAAActcatcacatagcaggtgctCCCTCATTATCATAACATCCAGTATTCTTCAATTTAAACAATTAACGCACAAACatctgatctttgctccatcatgaccactattaatcgTGTTAtgttgtgcaaattgtataaattcttctactcctctttcgtactcatcacttatgcgaAGAAAATTTATCCAATTTTGATCCATTATATTCTGAAATAGTCAATCAGGTGTTTTTTAATCAATGTTCTATCTCACGCGTTTGTCAAGGGTCGAACACTCTCggactcaataccaacacgtATCAATTGTCGAGGGTGGAACACCCTCGGACTCAATACAaaacacgataattctattcAAAACTAACAACTAtcataatataaatacaaattataataaacactaaataatataaattttaaaaatacaaactataatatataaaaaaaatcataacattaaataaaattaaaaaaaatagaaaatatcaCCAACGTTGTGTGTTAAGGCAATGTTGGCCAAGAGTGACACGGCGAAGGCAGCTGACGCGGTGGTGAACACAGAAACAGCGACGGAACACACCAGAAACCAAAGAAAAACCCACGTAtagagaagaaagaaaataagaaagagTGAGTGACACGCTTCCAcgaaagaaaataagaaagagTGAGTGACACGCTTCCACGtatagagaagaaaaaaaagaagaaagaaaataagaaagagTAAGTGACACGCTTCTGAAACTAAGGTAAAaatgatttacgaatgcgactATTAGCCACACTCGTAactcaagcgctttgatttacaagtgcggtaaaaccatgtaaatttatttttagagTGGTGGTGATAAACTTAAATCGATTTGAAATGGATAgagttacaatttttttttatcgacaatagataaagttaaaaaataaaaagaaaaatacaaaaaaaatattaaataatgttaaaaataaaaataaagaaatttaaataaaaattagatgaGAGAGTAagttagtttatattatttctttagTGATTTAATAACTGCAAAAAGAAGAGAGtaaatttaagtaatatttaCTAAGGTTTAATGTACTTTAATCTATGTTATACTTTAACTTAGAATAATCCTTTTCATTactataaactttttaaaaattacattatgTACTAATAACACGTGTAAACTCTATTTTGGAAAACTTTTCTTTAACAGTCAAAGTTTGGAGTAAAACACAAACATTTGACAGCTCCTTTTAATAGTATAATAATATATGAGCtcccattttatttattttattttctgtgACAGAGAAACATTATTAGCAGGAAAGAACACTGAGTGAAAGCAGTGTTTTAGTGTCACAGGGAAGGTGGAGTTTGGAGTCTAGAGGATTTTGTTGAGGACCAAGTTGGCGAGATTCAAACCTTCAGATGTGGTGCCATCGGAGAGCTTGGAAGCAAAAGACCAAGAGAGGACGTCGTTCGTTTCAACGTTCCCTTTATTAATCCCAGTTGTGGCAGAGAACCCAACGCTCACCCACTCGGGAAGAACGCTCTTCAGGTCCACTGTGTCAGAGACGATGAAGCTCGTTTTCTGAGAAGGGTAAACCAGAGAAGCCACCAAGAGATTCGTGGAGGAGTCATAGGTGATCAGAACCTCGGCGTTTTCTCCGTTCACAAAATCCCACCGCGTCGTTTTGATAGACCTGATGGAGTTCACGTCGATGCCAATATGACGCTCTGTGGGGTCCCAGTCCTTGTTGTAGAGGGTGTCGAACTCCACAGCCACAGTATGGAAATTGCTGTTGCTGCCGTCGAAAAGACCTAGAAAACCCCCTTTGTCTTTGGGCTGAGAGCCCACGGGGACGAGAGCAAAGGCAAGTCCATCGGCGGGTCCTGCATTGTTGGGAACCTGTATATTGAATGTGAAGGAGGTGGCGAAGCTGGCCACGGTGCCGGTGGTGTTGTCCCAGATTTGGATGGGGGCGGAGTAGAAGGCGCGGCCCAGAGAGCCCACCCTGGGTTCTCCGTTGCCATTAAGATTGGTTAGTCGTAACTGGCCGGAGGATGAGACGGAGGCATCGCGTTGGAGGATAAGGTTGGTTTCGTTGAACCTTTGGAAGTTGAAGTAGATATCGTTGCTTGAGTTTGCGTGGGTGAGAAGCACAAGGAAGAGGACAGTGAAGAACTTGGAGGAAGCCATGTATGCATTCATGCATTAACCATCATTCTCTTCTCTCTATTTATAGAGAGAAGAGGTTGGCACGCAACACTGCGACATGAGAGAAAGACACGGGTGAAGAGGCGGGAGCTGAGGTGGCagcatgcatgcatgcatggcCAGTCGTGTCATAGTGAGAAGAGGAGAAAGCTGAGGTGGCAACGTGTATGGCCAGTGGTGTCATAGTGTGAAAGCTGACGTGGCAGCATGCATGGTGAGTGTGAAAAAGGCGCCACAGTGCAGATGTTACTAACAAAAGCGGTGTGCCATGCAACTTTTGCCCATCGTCGTCTTTCTCATCCAAGTTCCTCTTTATAATATCTTTTACcaaatcatattttaatataaattcattttaaattcattttatttttaaataaagtaataTTATATCCATAAATATTAACTCTCATTTAACACATTTTCAAATTTAACACTTctgtaaataaatttattaacaaaaaCTTGTAAATATGTTCAAATAAATCCATAAATATTAACTTtcattttattaacaaaaaaatcttTACTATAAGCTTATTAAAATGATTATGATTTTGATACCTTGGTAAGAAGTgtactttaagtttaactcaatctcataaaatcgacttataagaTGAGATTTACATCCATTTATATGctatgaaattttttaatctctaatcgatgtgcgATGTCCAACAATTACACTAAATTTTCAATcaagatataaaagaataaaaatttatatcttATTTTTCCTACtccaaaactaaaaaataataatttattttataataactttTCACATTTATAGATAACATTCCtcactagtgcaaaatgtaGAAACAACTACAGTTTATTAAGTACGACTTTACGAACAGACACAGTCTTTAAAAAtgcggtgacattttttaaattaaattcatttacaaatgcggctatttgtaatAGTCACATTCATAAATCAAGCAATttgcatttgtaaatcaaagcgcttgatttacgaatgcggcttcACCTATAGCCACACTTGTAATCGAAGCgtttgatttatgaatgcgatT
This region includes:
- the LOC137838030 gene encoding alpha-amylase inhibitor 1 translates to MHECMIMASSKLLSLALFLALLSHANSATETSFIIDAFNKTNLILQGDATVSSNGNLQLSYNSYDSMSRAFYSAPIQIRDSTTGNVASFDTNFTMNIRTHRQANSAVGLDFVLVPVQPESKGDTVTVEFDTFLSRISIDVNNNDIKSVPWDVHDYDGQNAEVRITYNSSTKVFSVSLSNPSTGKSNNVSTTVELEKEVYDWVSVGFSATSGAYQWSYETHDVLSWSFSSKFINLKDQKSERSNIVLNKIL
- the LOC137838032 gene encoding leucoagglutinating phytohemagglutinin, yielding MNAYMASSKFFTVLFLVLLTHANSSNDIYFNFQRFNETNLILQRDASVSSSGQLRLTNLNGNGEPRVGSLGRAFYSAPIQIWDNTTGTVASFATSFTFNIQVPNNAGPADGLAFALVPVGSQPKDKGGFLGLFDGSNSNFHTVAVEFDTLYNKDWDPTERHIGIDVNSIRSIKTTRWDFVNGENAEVLITYDSSTNLLVASLVYPSQKTSFIVSDTVDLKSVLPEWVSVGFSATTGINKGNVETNDVLSWSFASKLSDGTTSEGLNLANLVLNKIL
- the LOC137838031 gene encoding erythroagglutinating phytohemagglutinin, whose product is MNAYMASSNLLSLALFLVLLTHANSASQTSFSFQRFNETNLILQRDATVSSKGQLRLTNVNDNGEPTLSSLGRAFYSAPIQIWDNTTGAVASFATSFTFNIDVPNNSGPADGLAFVLLPVGSQPKDKGGLLGLFNNYKYDSNAHTVAVEFDTLYNVHWDPKPRHIGIDVNSIKSIKTTTWDFVKGENAEVLITYDSSTKLLVASLVYPSLKTSFIVSDTVDLKSVLPEWVIVGFTATTGITKGNVETNDILSWSFASKLSDGTTSEALNLGNFALNQIL